GCAGGCTGCCGGGGTCCGCCTCCTGCAGGCCGACGATGTCGTGGTCGCTGGCCAGTTGCGCGATCGCGTCCAGGCTGCTGCGCTTGCGCCCGGCCGGCAGCGCATGCGACCAACTGCGGGTCACGTAGTCGCTGTAACGGCGCGTGCTGGAACCGGCCTGGATGTTGGCGGTCAGCACGCGCAGGGTGCGGGTGGCGGGAGCGGTCACGGCGGTGCGGCCCGGGGCGGACGGCTTACTTGGCCATCGCCGCGCGCTCGCGCGCGATCAGGTGATCGGCCACGCGCAGCATGTCGTCGTAGCTCTTGCCCTTGACCAGGTACTTGCCGTTGATGATCAGCGACGGCGTGCCGGTGATGCCGCTGCGGGTGGCGAACTGCTTGGCACGGTTGGTCTTGGTGGCCACCGCGAAGCTGCCCATGGTGTCGGCGAACTGCTTCGGGTCCACGCCGTACTTGGCGTAGAAGTTGGCGATGTCCTGCACCGAGTCGCGGCCGCGCTCGCCCTTCAGGGTCTCGTCGACGTGGATGGCCTTGTACAGCGCCTCGTGGGTCTTCTCCTGCACGCCCAGCGCCTCGGCGGCGTAGAACGCGCGGGCGTAGTCGTCCCAGGTGCCGCCGAACATCGCCGGCACATAGACGAAGCGCACGTCCGACGGCAGGCCGGCCTTCCACGGGCCGATCAGCGGCTGGAAGCGCGCGCAGGCCGGGCAGACATAGCCGAAGATCTCGGCCACCTCGATCTTGCCGTTGGTCGGCTGGAACGGCTGGCCGCCGGCGATGTCGACGTAGTCGGTGCCGGCGACCGGCTCCGGACCGTTCGGGGTCTTGGCGGCGACCGGCTTGGCCGCGGCGGCGGTGTCGCCGTCGGTGGCGGCGGGCTGCGCGGCGGCATCGGCGGTGGTGGCCGCAGGCGCGGCCGGGGTCTCGGCGGGCGCGGCGGCGTCAGTGCCGGCGGCGGGCGCAGCCGGGGCCGCGGCGGTGCCGGAGGCAGGGGCGACGGTGTCGGCAGTGCCGTCCTGGGCCTTGCATGCCACCAGGATCGGCAGCAGGGCCATCAGGGTCAGGGCGAAGCGGGTCTTCATCGGCGACATCTCCAGCAGGATGGGGGAAAAACGCCGGACGCGCCGCAAGCGCGGTCCGGCCACCCCGTCATGATGCCATGGCGCGGATGAAGCGCCGTGCGCCGATTACTTGCCGGCGCGCTCGCGGGCGATCAGCGCGTCGGCGATACGCAGCATGTCCTCGAAGTTCTTGCCCTTGACCAGGTACTTGCCGTTGACGATCAGTGCCGGGGTGCCGGCGATGTCGGCGCGCACGGCGAAATCGCGCGCCGCCTTCACCTGCGCGGCGACCTGCGGGCTCTGGTAGGCGGCGATGAAGGCCTGTGGCTTGACTCCGAAGCCGGCATAGAACGTGGCCAGTTCCTCCGGCGCGACGTTCTGCACCGGCACGCTGCGCTTGTCGTGGATGGCCTCGAACATGGCGCGGTGGCTGCGGCTCTGCACGCCCAGTTGCTGCGCGGCGTAGAAAGCGCTGGCGAAGCTGTCCCAGTAGCCGCCGAACGCCGCCGGCACCAGGGTCAGGCGCACGTCCTTGGCCTGCTTGCCGGCCCATTCCTCCAGCAGCGGCTCGAAGTGCGCGCAATGCGGGCAGGTGTAGCCGAACACTTCCACCACCTCGATCTTGCCGGCCAGCGGCGCGAACGGCTTGGGGTCGGCGATCAGGGTGTAGTCCTCGCCTTCCACCGCGGTGGCGGACTTGGGTTGCGCGCAGGCGCTCAACGGCAGCAGGGCGAGCAGGCACAACAGCAGGCGGGGCAGATGATTCATGCGATCTCCAATGGCAAAAAACGAACGCCGGTCGTCGGGACCGGCGCGAAGGGGAAACGGGCCGGCGCCGCCGCGGCGGCGCGCGGTCAGGATTGTTGCGCGGGCGCCGGCTGCTGTGGCGTTGCCGCGGCCGGTGCGGCCTGTGCGGCGGCCGCGTCGTCGGCGCGGTCGTGCAGGCCCTGCAGGTAGCTGCCCAGCGCCTTGATCTCCTGGTCGGTCAGCGGCTTGGCCACCTGCGCCATGATCTTGAACATCGTCGGATCGCGTTCCTGGGTGGTGCCGGCCTGGTACTCCTGCAGGCGCCGCGCCACGTAGTCGGCGTGCTGGCCGCCCAGGTGCGGGTAGGCGGGGCCAGGGTTGCCGGCGCCGGCCGGGCCGTGGCAGGCCATGCACGCGGGGATGCCGCGGGTCGCATCGCCGCCGCGATACAGCTGCTGGCCGACCTCGTAGAACTTCATGCCGGCGTACGGGCCGTCGGCGATCACCGCGTCGTCGGCGATGCCGGCGCCGGCCTTCTGCGTGGCGAAGTAGGCGCCGATGTCGCGCATGTCCTGCGTGCTCAACGGCTGCACGAACGGCACCATCGCCGCGACCGCGCCGCTGGTGCGCTCGCCGTGGGCGATCAGTGCCATCTGCCGCGCGCTGTAGCGCTCCATCTGGCCGGCGATGCGCGGATACATGGCGATGGCGGGATTGCCGTCGGCACCGTGGCAGGCGGCGCAGGCCGCGGCCTTGGCCTGGCCGGCCTTGAGGTCGCCCCAGGCGGCCTTGCCGACGTCGCTCTCCAGCGGCGTGGTGCGCA
This genomic stretch from Xanthomonas sacchari harbors:
- a CDS encoding thiol:disulfide interchange protein DsbA/DsbL — translated: MKTRFALTLMALLPILVACKAQDGTADTVAPASGTAAAPAAPAAGTDAAAPAETPAAPAATTADAAAQPAATDGDTAAAAKPVAAKTPNGPEPVAGTDYVDIAGGQPFQPTNGKIEVAEIFGYVCPACARFQPLIGPWKAGLPSDVRFVYVPAMFGGTWDDYARAFYAAEALGVQEKTHEALYKAIHVDETLKGERGRDSVQDIANFYAKYGVDPKQFADTMGSFAVATKTNRAKQFATRSGITGTPSLIINGKYLVKGKSYDDMLRVADHLIARERAAMAK
- a CDS encoding thiol:disulfide interchange protein DsbA/DsbL — translated: MNHLPRLLLCLLALLPLSACAQPKSATAVEGEDYTLIADPKPFAPLAGKIEVVEVFGYTCPHCAHFEPLLEEWAGKQAKDVRLTLVPAAFGGYWDSFASAFYAAQQLGVQSRSHRAMFEAIHDKRSVPVQNVAPEELATFYAGFGVKPQAFIAAYQSPQVAAQVKAARDFAVRADIAGTPALIVNGKYLVKGKNFEDMLRIADALIARERAGK
- a CDS encoding c-type cytochrome — protein: MRHARVLAFAGLAVSVAAAVAFAQTSVVPIPDHAPVRTTPLESDVGKAAWGDLKAGQAKAAACAACHGADGNPAIAMYPRIAGQMERYSARQMALIAHGERTSGAVAAMVPFVQPLSTQDMRDIGAYFATQKAGAGIADDAVIADGPYAGMKFYEVGQQLYRGGDATRGIPACMACHGPAGAGNPGPAYPHLGGQHADYVARRLQEYQAGTTQERDPTMFKIMAQVAKPLTDQEIKALGSYLQGLHDRADDAAAAQAAPAAATPQQPAPAQQS